In the genome of Phycisphaerales bacterium, one region contains:
- a CDS encoding LD-carboxypeptidase, whose translation MASLRIHLLSHGNPLGPEVVRFGFEDVEDYVTFVAQHLPAPYSLTYDLKVLKAVEEPWHGGRNDDDARVRDLQRALGDKRTVALVAANGGAYFSRLLPHLRFDVLAKRTAPLWALGFSEMSTLVNLVASYRCGHGMYWLCPNWMGWRLTPPEAARAALAEFWRVLPELFAGRVPTETQHVPFGPITGTVQSGRALAGRIRIAGGCLAVLAAAVGGTVGKRLKPDGKWLLLEDVKESPYRIDRHLAALKLAGWFDRCAGLIIGDFHMLHEDTQPAVLELLKYHLPKARKLPVVTTRNVGHVWPLVPVLLNRPVTLRTRGREVWIDAAGVAAHNTRRRSL comes from the coding sequence ATGGCATCGCTGCGCATCCACCTGCTGTCCCACGGGAATCCGCTCGGGCCCGAGGTTGTGCGTTTCGGCTTCGAGGATGTCGAGGACTACGTCACCTTCGTCGCCCAGCACCTCCCCGCACCGTACTCGCTGACCTACGATTTGAAGGTGCTGAAGGCCGTCGAGGAACCCTGGCACGGTGGCCGTAATGACGATGACGCCCGCGTCCGCGATCTTCAGAGGGCCCTCGGGGACAAGCGGACGGTGGCGCTCGTGGCAGCGAATGGCGGCGCCTACTTTTCGCGCCTGCTGCCGCACCTGCGATTCGATGTCTTGGCCAAGCGGACGGCGCCCTTGTGGGCCCTCGGTTTCAGTGAGATGTCGACGCTGGTGAACCTGGTGGCAAGTTACCGATGCGGCCACGGGATGTATTGGCTGTGTCCCAACTGGATGGGTTGGCGCCTGACGCCGCCGGAAGCCGCCCGGGCGGCGCTGGCGGAATTCTGGCGGGTCCTGCCAGAGCTCTTCGCCGGGCGTGTTCCGACGGAGACACAGCATGTACCGTTTGGCCCGATCACGGGGACGGTGCAGAGCGGCCGGGCACTGGCCGGGCGCATCCGAATCGCCGGCGGATGTCTCGCGGTCCTGGCGGCGGCGGTGGGTGGAACGGTCGGAAAGCGGCTGAAACCTGACGGGAAATGGCTGCTGCTGGAAGACGTGAAGGAATCTCCCTACCGCATCGACCGGCATCTCGCGGCCCTCAAGCTGGCGGGTTGGTTCGACCGCTGCGCCGGGCTGATCATCGGGGATTTCCACATGCTGCACGAGGATACGCAGCCGGCCGTGCTTGAACTGCTGAAATACCACCTCCCAAAGGCGCGGAAACTGCCCGTGGTGACAACTCGCAATGTCGGGCACGTCTGGCCCCTCGTACCGGTGCTGCTGAATCGCCCGGTGACACTGCGGACGCGCGGTCGCGAAGTGTGGATTGACGCTGCGGGCGTTGCCGCGCACAACACCCGTCGGCGTTCGCTGTAA
- a CDS encoding tRNA-dihydrouridine synthase, whose translation MLRIGPFSFEFPVVQAALSGYSDLPMRLLARRFGAPYCLHEVVLDKSVVFSAKVRSKILGPMHPDDHPVAGQLMGAEPEVFAAGAVHLVEAGFDVVDINFGCPVRKVLGRCRGGYLLSTPDTAVEIVRAVRAAVPPTVPVTLKMRRGMDHTAESERNFFRIFDAAFEAGVAAITVHGRTVQQKYVGPSNWDFLAAVKRHAGDRVVLGSGDLFTARDIQRMLEHTGVDGVTVARGCIGNPWIFAESQALLSGRPLPEPPSVMEQGAIIRTHFDLTVAVYGERTAALILRKFGIKYAELHPHTKAVRMAFAAARNCEEWRAVLAEWYDPARAWPTVVRKEGPGLLVAAGACE comes from the coding sequence ATGCTGCGCATTGGACCTTTCAGCTTTGAGTTTCCCGTAGTGCAGGCGGCGCTATCGGGCTACAGCGACCTGCCGATGCGGCTGCTGGCGCGGCGCTTTGGTGCGCCGTACTGCCTGCACGAGGTCGTTCTCGATAAGTCCGTCGTGTTTTCAGCCAAGGTGCGCAGCAAGATCCTGGGGCCCATGCACCCCGATGATCACCCGGTAGCGGGGCAGCTCATGGGAGCCGAGCCGGAGGTCTTTGCCGCCGGTGCGGTACACCTGGTCGAGGCCGGCTTCGATGTCGTGGACATCAACTTCGGCTGTCCGGTGCGTAAAGTCCTCGGCCGCTGTCGCGGCGGATACCTGCTTTCGACCCCTGACACTGCCGTCGAAATCGTGCGGGCCGTGCGGGCCGCGGTGCCGCCCACGGTCCCCGTCACGCTCAAGATGCGGCGCGGCATGGACCATACGGCCGAGAGCGAGCGGAACTTCTTTCGCATTTTCGATGCCGCCTTTGAAGCGGGTGTGGCAGCGATCACGGTCCACGGCCGCACCGTGCAACAGAAGTACGTAGGTCCGAGCAACTGGGACTTCCTCGCCGCAGTTAAACGGCACGCGGGAGACCGGGTCGTGCTCGGCAGCGGTGACCTTTTCACGGCGCGCGACATTCAACGGATGCTGGAACACACCGGTGTCGACGGTGTGACCGTGGCACGGGGCTGTATCGGGAATCCGTGGATCTTTGCCGAGTCCCAAGCGCTGCTCAGCGGCCGCCCGCTGCCGGAACCGCCGTCGGTCATGGAGCAGGGGGCCATCATCCGCACGCACTTCGACCTGACCGTCGCGGTTTACGGCGAGCGGACCGCGGCCCTCATCCTCCGGAAGTTCGGCATCAAGTATGCGGAGCTGCATCCGCACACCAAGGCCGTGCGCATGGCCTTCGCGGCGGCCCGGAATTGTGAAGAGTGGCGCGCTGTACTGGCGGAGTGGTATGACCCCGCACGGGCGTGGCCGACAGTCGTTCGCAAGGAGGGCCCCGGCCTGCTGGTGGCTGCCGGGGCGTGCGAATGA
- the dgt gene encoding dNTP triphosphohydrolase → MYDLRRDHPEPTTTILSPLALDRQRIVHSAAFRRLQHKTQVFVAPESDHFRTRLTHTLEVAHQARCLAHTVGLSADLAEVVALAHDLGHPPFGHAGEVALAACLQACGGFEHNRHTLRIVEELEHPYPAFRGLNLTRAVRACLAGHGTPFDHPDTHLLHAVGPPPPESRVVDLADRLTFALHDLQDALYAGLLQPSDLRGLVLWQTHFAGSAGDAPSVWRSCLRSLVDGIQAQVLQEVGSRSVAVRAGNSGLSAGLEADLAALEQLLLTRVYRGELLTSADAHAQLILRDVFVALVAEPHRMPPRFSQRIASAGTERVVADYVAGMTDRFCIEEHARLYGDGMARAAGEQ, encoded by the coding sequence ATGTACGACCTGCGCCGCGACCATCCCGAGCCCACCACCACCATACTTTCTCCGCTGGCGCTGGATCGGCAGCGGATTGTCCACTCGGCCGCCTTCCGGCGGTTGCAGCACAAGACCCAGGTCTTCGTTGCTCCGGAGAGTGATCATTTTCGGACGCGCCTTACGCATACGCTCGAAGTGGCGCATCAGGCGCGCTGCCTCGCGCATACGGTCGGACTCTCGGCCGACCTGGCCGAGGTGGTAGCGCTTGCCCACGATCTCGGGCATCCACCCTTTGGGCATGCGGGCGAGGTCGCACTGGCAGCTTGTCTCCAGGCGTGCGGGGGCTTCGAGCACAACCGCCACACGCTCAGGATTGTAGAGGAGTTGGAGCACCCTTATCCGGCCTTCCGAGGCCTGAATCTCACCCGGGCTGTGCGTGCTTGCCTGGCGGGTCACGGGACCCCGTTCGACCACCCCGATACACACCTGCTCCACGCTGTGGGTCCGCCGCCGCCTGAGTCGCGCGTGGTGGACCTGGCCGACCGCCTCACCTTTGCGCTGCACGATTTGCAGGATGCGCTTTACGCCGGTTTGCTCCAGCCGTCGGATCTGCGTGGGCTGGTGCTCTGGCAGACCCATTTCGCCGGTTCCGCCGGAGACGCACCATCCGTCTGGCGTAGCTGCCTGCGCTCTCTGGTGGACGGGATCCAGGCGCAGGTGTTGCAGGAGGTCGGCAGCCGATCCGTCGCCGTACGCGCCGGGAATTCAGGCCTGTCGGCCGGGCTTGAGGCGGACCTTGCAGCATTGGAGCAGCTTTTGTTGACCCGCGTCTACCGAGGGGAACTGTTGACGAGCGCCGATGCCCATGCCCAACTCATTCTGCGCGACGTCTTCGTCGCCCTCGTTGCGGAGCCACACCGCATGCCGCCGCGCTTCTCACAACGCATTGCATCCGCCGGCACGGAGCGCGTCGTCGCGGACTATGTCGCCGGTATGACAGACCGCTTCTGCATCGAGGAGCACGCCCGGCTGTACGGCGACGGAATGGCCCGCGCGGCCGGTGAGCAATAG
- a CDS encoding DUF4920 domain-containing protein encodes MPRMIPLLVIFASAALWTGCASNQSMTHFGEPMQVAATETPITVGELIANAEKYEGQTVLVKGTITAMCTGSGCWVQVAQNPDDPEEDQIVAMFIYDQATHGRVPGEAKGQRAILQGKVKFRVITEDERKHYAEVDGKSADEIALIKGSKKRVTIDCPAIEVAGVQKAEVNACPHDHDHDTHDAQSS; translated from the coding sequence ATGCCACGCATGATTCCCCTGCTTGTGATCTTCGCCTCAGCAGCGCTGTGGACGGGTTGTGCCTCGAACCAGTCCATGACCCATTTTGGCGAACCGATGCAGGTTGCCGCCACCGAAACACCGATCACCGTCGGCGAGCTGATCGCCAACGCGGAGAAGTACGAAGGTCAGACGGTTCTCGTCAAAGGGACCATCACCGCAATGTGCACCGGCAGCGGATGCTGGGTGCAGGTCGCCCAGAACCCCGATGATCCGGAAGAGGACCAGATCGTCGCGATGTTCATCTATGACCAAGCGACGCACGGCCGTGTCCCCGGCGAAGCCAAGGGGCAGCGCGCCATTCTTCAAGGCAAGGTGAAGTTCCGTGTGATCACCGAAGATGAGCGCAAGCACTACGCCGAGGTCGACGGAAAATCGGCCGATGAAATCGCGCTGATCAAGGGCTCGAAGAAGCGCGTGACCATCGATTGCCCGGCGATTGAGGTTGCAGGCGTGCAAAAGGCCGAAGTCAATGCCTGTCCGCACGACCACGATCACGATACGCACGACGCGCAGTCGAGCTGA
- a CDS encoding DUF839 domain-containing protein yields MAVSRRDFLWAASSITLGFSGLARLALAFRSDDVPPGSGTVPGYGPLRPDPEGLFDLPAGFSYRVISRVGDEMVDGLRVPGLPDAMATFPGPGGQVILLCNHELDAADHRRGPFGPQNHLFKRVDAALLFDAGRGRQPCLGGTTTLVWDSAQQRVIRQYLSLAGTERNCAGGPTPWGTWITCEETVRLADDNYEHNHGYNFEVPARAEVGLARATPLRAMGRFNHEAVAVSPETGIVYQTEDRSDGLLYRFLPRERGRLNAGGILQVLAVRDRAGLDTRNWEEATIHSGTPLAVRWLAIDEIEAPRDDLRLRGHAAGAARFARGEGMWWGEREFYFACTNGGQAKAGQLWRYRPSAAEGTPEEDAAPPTVELFCEPNDRGLIDNADNLTIAPWGDVILCEDGQRPAHLVGVTPAGGIYTLGRNALSNSELAGATFSPDGATLFLNIQHDGLTLAITGPWAKRG; encoded by the coding sequence ATGGCCGTTTCTCGCCGTGATTTTCTTTGGGCCGCCAGCAGCATCACCCTGGGTTTCAGTGGCCTCGCGCGACTCGCGCTCGCTTTCCGTTCAGACGATGTGCCGCCCGGTTCCGGTACAGTCCCGGGCTATGGGCCGCTACGGCCCGACCCGGAAGGCCTCTTTGATCTGCCTGCGGGATTCTCCTATCGCGTGATCTCCCGGGTAGGCGACGAAATGGTCGATGGCTTACGCGTTCCGGGGTTGCCGGACGCGATGGCCACTTTTCCAGGGCCCGGTGGGCAGGTCATTCTCCTGTGCAATCATGAACTTGACGCGGCGGACCATCGCCGCGGCCCATTTGGCCCGCAGAATCACCTTTTTAAGCGTGTTGATGCGGCCCTGCTTTTCGACGCGGGGCGTGGCAGGCAACCCTGCCTGGGCGGCACTACTACACTGGTGTGGGATTCGGCCCAGCAGCGGGTCATTCGGCAGTACCTCAGTCTCGCGGGTACCGAGCGGAACTGCGCCGGTGGGCCGACGCCGTGGGGCACGTGGATCACCTGCGAAGAGACGGTTCGCCTGGCGGACGATAATTACGAGCACAACCACGGCTACAACTTCGAAGTCCCTGCACGAGCCGAGGTGGGCCTGGCGCGCGCGACGCCCCTGCGCGCCATGGGACGCTTCAATCATGAGGCCGTCGCGGTTTCACCGGAGACTGGCATCGTCTACCAAACCGAAGACCGCAGCGATGGCTTGCTCTACCGCTTCCTGCCACGCGAGCGCGGTCGGTTGAACGCAGGGGGGATCTTGCAGGTGCTGGCCGTTCGTGACCGTGCGGGGCTCGATACGCGCAACTGGGAGGAGGCCACGATCCACAGCGGTACGCCGCTGGCGGTACGTTGGCTTGCGATCGACGAGATCGAGGCGCCGCGCGACGACCTGCGTCTTCGCGGGCATGCGGCCGGTGCGGCGCGGTTTGCCCGTGGTGAAGGGATGTGGTGGGGCGAGCGCGAGTTCTATTTCGCCTGCACGAACGGTGGCCAGGCGAAAGCGGGACAGCTCTGGCGTTACCGCCCAAGTGCGGCTGAGGGCACGCCCGAAGAGGATGCTGCACCACCCACGGTCGAATTGTTCTGCGAGCCGAACGACCGTGGACTGATCGATAACGCGGATAATCTTACAATCGCACCGTGGGGTGATGTGATTCTCTGCGAGGACGGGCAGCGGCCCGCGCACCTGGTCGGCGTTACGCCTGCGGGGGGTATCTACACCCTGGGGCGCAATGCCCTGAGCAATTCGGAACTCGCGGGTGCCACGTTCAGCCCTGATGGGGCGACTCTCTTCCTGAACATCCAACACGATGGCCTGACACTGGCCATCACCGGGCCCTG